The following nucleotide sequence is from Nitrosopumilus adriaticus.
CCTAGATTCAATTATACAGTGACGTGAACCACAATTGTGAAAAAAAGATTTCTATTTTTTAGCTTTTTGTGGTTTGGAATGTGCTTTAACCATGTGCCTCATTGTTCTATCAGAATCAGTAAATTCCATTTGACATATTCTACAAACTAGACCAGGTGTCTCGGACTTTTTTTTAAATAAATTCATGAAAAAACGACAATTTGCATCCATATTAATTATTACAGAATCAAATGGTTGTTTTTAGTCAGAAAATTTTTACATTTTGAATCTTTGAGCGTATGAACAATTTTTGAAACCAAAAACAAGATGAAAAACGGACCCGACCGGATTCGAACCGGCGACCTATTGCTCCGCAAGCAATCGCACTATCCAAGCTATGCAACGAGTCCAAAAAATTTGGGAGTTTTACGCTTAATTTGGATTGCTATTTTTCAATGGGGTTGAGCAAAAATGTATGGAGTCTCTTCAGTTTCATGTAAAGTCCAAGCAGTTGGCAAAGAAATTGTTTCAACTGGATTTAGATTATTTTTCTCAATTAATGTGCCCCATCCAGCCTCATTTTTTGGATCTGGCGCATATTTTTTAGAATAGGTTCCTGCAAAAACCCAACCAGCATTATTTTTTAAATTAGATATTGAATTAATTTTTTCTAAAATTCCTGATGATAAAACAATACCACCCATCTGGGCTAAACCGCCAATGAAGAATATTGGTTTTTGTAAATTTAGTGAAGAATAATCAAACAATATAGCATCAGTACAAAAAGGATGAAAATCAAGTAACGGAGTTAGAGTTTTTTGCAATTCAACTAGCATATCATCAATTTCTATGCTGTAAGATTCTAAATCCAAAACTTTGGCGCAGAATGCAATTCTTCCATCACCTGAACCAATATCAATAACTTCAGAGTATCCAAGATCCTTTGCAAATAATGCTCCAACATAACCTGACATTATCCATGTAGGAGAGAAAGGAGCTCGACTCGAGGAATGTTGAATGCTGTTTAGCCAATATTTGTTAATGTCGCCCTCATAAACAATGCAGTCTGTTTTACCAATTTTTTTCTCAAATGAATCATAATAGATTGGATTTTTTGCTGCAAACTCATGCAACATTTGTAAATCATTTTCTTTTATTGGGAAAAGTTCGGATTTTGATTTTGGAATTACTTCGTGAATCTGACTATTACCAGCATATATTTTTGTAAATTCTTTTTTTAATTCTACTAAATTCTTTGCAATATCTTTAATCATTTGAGAGTCCTTTGTCATATTGTTCAACAAATTCTTTAGTGCTCATTTTTTGACGTAGTTCTTCAAATAATTTAGCATCAGATTCAATTTTCTCTTTTGATTGTTCATTAGAATTTACAGATTGTAAGTTCTTAGTAGTCTCTTGGATTGATGATACAAGTTGTTGTGTAATCTTTGGATGAATCTCAGAATTAAATGTACCAGAAATGAATTTCTCAATTTTTTGAATTTTATCCAGTAATGAGTTGTTCTCAGTAGCATGAGTTTTGAGCATTGTAATCATGGTAGACACATTCATCACCTGATAATAGGTCTCAACAATTTCATGTATTGACAAATCAGATTTTTTTTCAGCAACACCAAGCAAATTTTGAAGTTTTTCTGATTCAGTATCAAACATTTGAGAAATATCTTGGGGAGAAGTCATATAAGAAAATCAAAGTTCAAATTTTTAAAAATGTTAGGGTTATGCTTCTTTTTCTGCAGATTTGGTAAAGACATAATTCATTATCAACCCAGCAATGATTCCACCCAATATTGGTGCTGCCCAGTATAACCAATGGAATTCCCAGAATCCAGAAATTAATGCAGGACCAAATGTTCTTGCAGGATTGACTGATGCACCGGTTAGTGGTACAGCAACTAGGTGAATTAGGAAAACCATTCCACCAATGGCAAGGCCTTGAATTCCAGGGGTTGCCTTTTTGTGAACTGCAACCATAAAGATTACTGTAACTAAGAAGAATGTCAAAATTGACTCTAGTGCAAATCCAGAGCCAATACTGTTATTGATTAAATCACTTGGGCCACCTTGAGTTCCAAAGTTTACTTTGGCACCAAGTTCAGGTAAAATTGCCATAAGTGTTGCAGCCGCTGCTACAGCGCCGATTAATTGTGAGATAATATATCCAATTCCATCTACAATTCCAATTTTTCTTGTAATCATCATTGGAATGGTAACTGCAGGATTAATGTGAGCACCAGATACATGTCCGAATGCATAAACCATCAAAGCAATGGCACCACCGTGTCCAAGAGAGATAAACAAAACAGATTGTGTTGTTAATTCTTCGCCAAATGCAGAAACTGCTAAAATTACTGAAAGAGGACCAAAGAACACTAAGCCATATGTGGCAATTGCTTCTGCAAGAAATGCTCTTGGATTAACCATCAAGCAAAAACCACTTGAGTTACCATATAAAACATTCGGAAAGAAATCTGATCTTATCTTGTCAAAAAGTAATTAATTATGGATTAATTCATTTGAGAATGTATGATATCTGAAGGCGACCCAGTACCAAAATTTGAGGTAAATGATGCAAATGGAAACAAAGTAAATTCATCAGATTTTAAAGGGAAAAAACATGCCATTTACTTTTACCCAAAAGATTTCACTCCAGGATGTACTACAGAGGCGGATGAATTTTCAAAAGATT
It contains:
- a CDS encoding MIP/aquaporin family protein, producing MVNPRAFLAEAIATYGLVFFGPLSVILAVSAFGEELTTQSVLFISLGHGGAIALMVYAFGHVSGAHINPAVTIPMMITRKIGIVDGIGYIISQLIGAVAAAATLMAILPELGAKVNFGTQGGPSDLINNSIGSGFALESILTFFLVTVIFMVAVHKKATPGIQGLAIGGMVFLIHLVAVPLTGASVNPARTFGPALISGFWEFHWLYWAAPILGGIIAGLIMNYVFTKSAEKEA